A stretch of Caenibius tardaugens NBRC 16725 DNA encodes these proteins:
- a CDS encoding arylsulfatase, whose translation MVKKTIARALLATCLPIASPAWAAPDLTPIRELDSDRPDPVYAKPVEAPAGAPNIVIILLDDLGYSDFGAYGSEIHTPAIDNLASEGLRYNHFTSTALCTPSRAALLTGLNQHSTGSGWHYTSDRGQPGYRGDLSLDTPTIAEHLKLHGYGTIAVGKWHQVAGKDSTPAGSFHNWPTHRGFDQFYGFIGGQESQFFPGALAEGQTYVNPPTDGSFYLPDVLTDKAIDLIRNQRIASPNKPFLLWYATGAMHTPHHTKPEDRAKYVGRYDGGWDKIREERLARQKKSGLVPGNANLAPYNPGVVPWKDLTPDQKKMYARFQENYAAFLDRTDQNIGRLIDYLKKSGEYENTIFIVTSDNGASRVVGPEGEANVSVGYLSGTPASNADNLAYYDTLGDWNTFPNYPHGWAQVSNTPLREGKRTTDGGGTRVPLIVTWPKGIKARGEVRSQFHHINDIVPTLLDVLKFEAPTTFNGQKTKPIEGVSMAYSFAAPKAASTKKEQYYEIEGNRAYYADGWRLVSRRVDGSKYYENPWRLYNLKKDFSEVTDLSSQYPEKVRELEAKWWEAARRYQVLPLDDSTLLTRTARVSNATSPKHYTFYPTDPTIKPANQPSLRGAAFRIQAQIARASANDSGVLAAWGDVAAGWAFYIKDGHLVYEQNRKKDGVRLQSDRPVPTGASRVAFVFQPDASGPGGVGTLEIDGIAAGSVAIPHIIPGGATEGLDIGRDELTAAAPGYTAPFRFTGTISNVDFDVTPQAKR comes from the coding sequence ATGGTCAAGAAAACCATCGCGCGCGCCTTGCTGGCGACATGTTTGCCAATTGCCTCTCCGGCATGGGCAGCACCTGATCTGACACCCATTCGGGAACTGGATTCAGATAGACCTGATCCCGTTTACGCCAAACCGGTCGAAGCGCCGGCGGGGGCACCCAATATCGTTATCATCCTGCTGGACGATCTGGGGTATTCCGATTTCGGGGCTTACGGTTCGGAAATCCACACACCGGCGATCGACAATCTGGCTTCAGAAGGTCTGCGTTATAACCATTTTACGTCCACTGCATTGTGCACGCCGAGCCGTGCCGCATTGCTGACCGGGTTGAACCAGCATTCCACGGGATCGGGCTGGCACTACACCAGTGATCGCGGCCAGCCCGGCTATCGCGGTGACCTGAGCCTTGATACGCCGACGATCGCAGAACATCTGAAACTGCACGGTTATGGAACGATTGCTGTCGGCAAATGGCATCAGGTGGCGGGCAAGGATTCCACGCCTGCCGGTTCGTTCCACAATTGGCCGACCCATCGTGGTTTTGATCAGTTCTACGGCTTTATCGGTGGACAGGAGAGCCAATTCTTCCCCGGAGCTTTGGCCGAAGGTCAGACTTATGTGAATCCGCCGACGGACGGCAGCTTCTATTTACCCGATGTGCTGACGGACAAGGCTATCGACCTGATCCGTAATCAACGCATCGCCAGCCCGAATAAACCGTTTCTTCTCTGGTATGCGACCGGGGCGATGCACACGCCGCACCATACAAAGCCGGAAGATCGCGCCAAATACGTGGGGCGGTATGATGGTGGTTGGGACAAAATCAGGGAAGAGCGCCTCGCGCGTCAGAAGAAGAGCGGGCTGGTTCCGGGCAACGCGAACCTGGCTCCCTACAACCCGGGTGTTGTGCCGTGGAAGGATCTGACCCCGGATCAGAAGAAGATGTATGCGCGGTTCCAGGAGAACTACGCCGCGTTTCTTGATCGCACCGATCAAAATATCGGGCGGCTGATCGACTACCTGAAGAAGAGCGGCGAGTACGAGAACACGATTTTCATCGTAACCTCGGACAACGGCGCCAGTCGCGTCGTCGGACCTGAAGGGGAGGCCAATGTCTCTGTCGGGTATTTGTCGGGGACACCCGCGTCCAACGCGGACAATCTGGCGTATTATGATACCTTGGGCGATTGGAACACCTTCCCCAATTATCCGCATGGTTGGGCGCAGGTAAGCAATACGCCACTGCGTGAAGGAAAGCGCACGACAGATGGCGGCGGGACACGCGTGCCGCTGATTGTGACCTGGCCGAAGGGGATCAAGGCGCGGGGTGAAGTGCGTTCGCAATTCCACCACATCAACGATATCGTGCCGACGCTGCTTGATGTGTTGAAGTTTGAGGCGCCCACCACTTTCAACGGTCAGAAAACCAAACCCATCGAAGGGGTAAGCATGGCCTATTCCTTCGCGGCCCCCAAAGCGGCGAGCACGAAGAAAGAGCAGTATTACGAGATCGAGGGGAATCGCGCCTATTATGCCGATGGCTGGCGTCTCGTATCGCGGCGCGTCGATGGGTCGAAGTATTATGAGAACCCGTGGCGACTGTACAATCTCAAGAAGGATTTCTCCGAGGTCACGGATCTGTCGTCGCAGTATCCTGAAAAGGTTCGCGAACTGGAAGCCAAGTGGTGGGAAGCTGCGCGGCGTTATCAGGTGCTTCCGTTGGACGACAGCACCCTGCTGACCCGGACGGCGCGAGTAAGTAACGCGACAAGCCCGAAGCACTACACCTTCTATCCGACCGATCCGACGATCAAACCCGCCAACCAACCTTCGTTGCGTGGTGCGGCGTTCAGGATTCAGGCGCAGATTGCACGCGCCAGTGCAAATGACAGCGGGGTGCTGGCTGCCTGGGGTGACGTTGCCGCCGGGTGGGCGTTTTACATCAAGGATGGCCATCTGGTTTACGAACAGAACCGCAAAAAGGACGGCGTCCGCTTGCAATCTGACAGGCCCGTGCCGACTGGCGCATCAAGGGTGGCCTTCGTCTTCCAGCCGGACGCATCCGGGCCAGGCGGGGTGGGTACGCTCGAAATTGACGGCATTGCCGCAGGCTCCGTCGCGATCCCCCACATTATTCCGGGTGGTGCGACCGAGGGGCTGGATATCGGGCGGGACGAGCTCACGGCTGCTGCGCCGGGCTATACCGCGCCATTTCGCTTTACCGGAACGATATCCAACGTCGATTTTGATGTGACGCCGCAGGCGAAACGCTGA
- a CDS encoding AMP-binding protein: MHSAYQAFAETLARCPDADFLCIPARAERDYCPDGESFSYARMAGMAAEIRALLERSGFGHGHRIAVMLGNRPEHFQLFLAANAIGAMIVPLGFDQTADEIAHVLDDSAVDLILSVPSQRERTEDALGKIAGTPQHCDISALPDRFAPPRNPGLAATPGRATDALLLYTSGTTGLPKGCRVTNDYFLHGGQWYISRGGRMTVRNDRERIFNPFPMLHMNAGVLSLMAMILTGGCVISAERFHPASWWDDIAATRATIMHYMGVIPPILLAAEPNAAEKRHHLRFAFGAGVAPATHIAFEKRFGFPMVEVWGMTETGRTFTDHLEPRSIHTRAIGRPLPGLEARVVDSDDREVPRGTIGELTVRHTADDPRKGFFGGYLNRPDATEEAWRGGWFHTGDVVRQDEDGLLTFVDRTKNIIRRSGENISASEVEAALASHPDVVACAVLAVPDDLREEEVLACIVPTAGARQDATAAEALVRHCRERLSYFKVPGWLLFRETLPTTGTSKVQHRLIFAAGEDPRTVAGCHDLRPLKAALRKSGYADDAKGASV, encoded by the coding sequence TTGCACAGTGCATACCAGGCCTTCGCGGAGACACTGGCCCGTTGCCCCGACGCCGATTTCCTTTGCATCCCCGCCCGCGCAGAACGCGACTATTGCCCTGATGGGGAAAGCTTCAGCTATGCGCGCATGGCCGGCATGGCCGCAGAGATTCGCGCCTTGCTCGAACGATCGGGCTTCGGCCACGGCCATCGCATCGCGGTAATGCTGGGCAATCGCCCGGAACATTTCCAGCTTTTCCTCGCCGCCAATGCGATCGGCGCCATGATCGTGCCGCTAGGTTTCGATCAGACGGCCGATGAAATTGCCCATGTGCTCGATGACAGTGCTGTCGACCTCATCCTCTCCGTGCCGTCCCAGCGCGAAAGGACTGAAGACGCGCTGGGCAAGATTGCCGGAACGCCGCAGCATTGCGATATATCCGCACTGCCCGATCGCTTCGCGCCACCCCGCAATCCGGGCTTGGCGGCCACACCGGGCCGCGCCACCGATGCCCTGCTGCTCTACACGTCGGGCACTACAGGCCTGCCCAAAGGGTGCCGGGTCACCAACGATTATTTCCTGCACGGGGGCCAGTGGTACATTTCGCGCGGCGGGCGCATGACCGTTCGCAACGACAGAGAACGGATATTCAACCCCTTTCCCATGCTGCACATGAATGCCGGTGTCCTCAGCCTGATGGCGATGATCCTGACCGGCGGCTGCGTGATCAGCGCCGAACGTTTCCACCCCGCCAGTTGGTGGGATGATATCGCCGCCACCCGTGCGACGATCATGCATTACATGGGGGTTATCCCGCCCATCCTGCTCGCGGCCGAACCGAATGCCGCCGAAAAGCGACATCATCTTCGCTTTGCCTTCGGGGCGGGCGTTGCACCGGCCACACATATCGCGTTCGAGAAACGGTTCGGATTTCCCATGGTGGAAGTCTGGGGAATGACCGAAACGGGGCGGACTTTCACCGATCATCTGGAACCGCGATCGATCCACACGCGCGCCATCGGACGGCCGCTGCCCGGCCTTGAGGCGCGCGTGGTCGATTCCGACGACAGGGAAGTACCCCGGGGAACGATTGGCGAGCTGACTGTCCGCCATACCGCAGACGATCCGCGCAAGGGTTTTTTCGGCGGTTATCTCAACCGGCCCGATGCGACCGAGGAGGCATGGCGCGGCGGATGGTTCCACACCGGCGATGTCGTGCGACAGGACGAGGACGGGCTGCTGACCTTTGTCGACCGCACCAAGAACATTATTCGTCGCTCGGGCGAGAACATCTCCGCCAGCGAGGTCGAGGCCGCCCTGGCTTCCCATCCCGATGTCGTGGCCTGCGCCGTGCTGGCCGTGCCTGACGATCTCCGCGAGGAAGAAGTGCTGGCCTGCATCGTGCCCACTGCCGGGGCGCGGCAGGATGCCACCGCCGCCGAGGCGCTGGTGCGCCACTGCCGCGAACGTCTGTCCTATTTCAAGGTGCCGGGCTGGCTGCTGTTTCGCGAAACCTTGCCGACCACCGGCACCAGCAAGGTCCAGCATCGGCTGATTTTCGCAGCGGGCGAAGATCCCCGCACGGTAGCGGGATGCCACGATCTGCGCCCGTTGAAAGCCGCCCTGAGAAAATCGGGCTACGCAGACGATGCAAAGGGCGCATCGGTTTGA
- a CDS encoding flavin-containing monooxygenase: MSQLPPEDEATAVLARYKAERDRRIDSKGNAQYIDAAGSFGHYADHDPNAARRVERDPVVADVEVLIIGAGFSGILTAARLSEVGITDVRIVDTASDFGGTWYWNRYPGVQCDIESWSYLPLLEETGYIPRHRYAFGDEIREYCQLLGERYDLYPKTSFQTAVTNATWDESAGRWQIETDRGDRFSARYFLLGVGRASRPKLPGIKGIERFKGHSFHSSRWDYAYTGGGIHDDLVGLADKRVAVIGTGATGIQLIPRVAKTAKELHVFQRTPSSVGVRGNIPTDPEWFTAQPPGWQERRRSLFLEAVNGITDDAEIRDGWTESGRVMRETAPDTPETPEQMGQRALLADIEVMNRRRARVDSFVSDPETADKLKAWYALFCKRPTFNDEFLPAFNQPNVTLVDVSGDNGISEITETGVVAGGKAYDVDLIIYASGFQILGSLQQRICFSIKGRDGLELTDHWSDGMRTLHGLTVHNFPNWFYVGQGQNAIAANYTTTIDDQAKHIAYILSTARDRGMSVIEPTAEAEEAWIAEIRSGSTQAAGFYANCTPGYYNNEGGEGVTIWDESYSAGPVAFNALMRQWREEGSMAGLALR; this comes from the coding sequence ATGAGCCAGTTGCCCCCGGAAGACGAAGCCACCGCAGTCCTTGCCCGCTACAAGGCGGAGCGCGATCGCCGGATCGATAGCAAGGGCAACGCGCAATATATCGATGCGGCTGGCAGTTTTGGCCATTACGCCGATCACGATCCCAACGCCGCCCGGCGGGTGGAACGCGATCCGGTGGTGGCCGATGTCGAGGTCTTGATTATCGGTGCAGGGTTCAGCGGCATTCTCACCGCTGCGCGGCTCAGCGAAGTGGGGATCACCGATGTCCGGATTGTCGATACGGCATCGGATTTCGGGGGCACGTGGTACTGGAACCGCTATCCCGGCGTGCAGTGCGATATCGAATCCTGGAGCTACCTGCCGCTGCTGGAGGAAACGGGCTATATTCCGCGGCATCGCTACGCCTTCGGGGATGAGATCCGCGAATACTGCCAATTGCTGGGCGAGCGGTATGATCTCTATCCCAAGACGAGCTTCCAGACCGCCGTTACCAATGCGACATGGGATGAATCCGCCGGGCGCTGGCAGATCGAAACGGACCGGGGTGATCGCTTCTCGGCCCGCTATTTCCTGCTGGGGGTAGGGCGTGCCAGCCGGCCCAAGCTGCCCGGCATCAAGGGGATCGAACGCTTCAAGGGGCACAGTTTCCATTCCAGCCGCTGGGACTATGCCTATACCGGGGGTGGCATTCACGATGATCTGGTGGGTCTGGCGGACAAGCGTGTCGCCGTGATCGGCACCGGGGCGACCGGCATCCAGTTGATCCCGCGCGTGGCAAAAACGGCGAAGGAACTCCACGTGTTCCAGCGCACGCCTTCGTCTGTTGGGGTGCGGGGCAATATTCCCACCGATCCCGAATGGTTTACGGCACAGCCGCCCGGATGGCAGGAACGGCGGCGCAGCCTGTTCCTCGAAGCGGTGAACGGGATCACCGACGATGCCGAAATTCGCGATGGGTGGACGGAATCGGGCCGGGTTATGCGCGAAACCGCACCGGATACGCCGGAAACGCCCGAGCAGATGGGCCAGCGTGCGCTCCTTGCCGATATAGAGGTGATGAACCGCCGCCGTGCGCGGGTGGACAGTTTCGTGTCCGACCCGGAAACGGCAGACAAGCTCAAGGCGTGGTATGCCCTGTTCTGCAAACGGCCGACGTTCAATGACGAATTTCTGCCTGCGTTCAACCAGCCCAATGTTACGCTGGTCGACGTCAGCGGCGACAACGGCATTTCCGAGATTACCGAAACCGGTGTTGTTGCGGGGGGCAAGGCGTACGATGTCGATCTGATCATCTATGCCTCGGGGTTCCAGATCCTCGGATCTCTGCAACAGCGCATTTGTTTTTCGATCAAGGGCCGGGACGGATTGGAGCTAACCGATCACTGGTCGGACGGCATGCGCACGCTGCATGGTCTGACCGTGCACAACTTCCCCAACTGGTTCTATGTCGGACAGGGCCAGAATGCGATCGCCGCCAACTACACCACGACGATCGATGATCAGGCGAAGCATATTGCCTATATCCTCAGCACAGCGCGTGATCGCGGAATGTCGGTGATTGAGCCAACAGCCGAAGCGGAAGAAGCGTGGATTGCCGAAATACGTTCGGGCAGCACCCAGGCCGCCGGGTTCTACGCCAATTGCACGCCGGGTTATTACAACAACGAAGGCGGCGAAGGCGTGACCATCTGGGACGAGAGCTATTCCGCCGGTCCGGTCGCGTTCAATGCGCTTATGCGCCAATGGCGGGAAGAGGGCAGCATGGCTGGCCTTGCCCTGAGGTAA
- a CDS encoding SDR family NAD(P)-dependent oxidoreductase has product MTVIDFTGKIALVTGGGVGIGRATCEAFAEAGATVVTIEKDAARAADVRAALGDSHLVIEGDVTVQADVDALAATIAERFGGLDVLVNNVGDFLMIVKRFEEHTDEDIERLYATNMRQVFSVTRAMIPLIRKRGPGGSIISVSSIEGFRGIPFNCVYSVFKTGLIGFTKSLALDLAPEGIRVNLIAPETTDTPQVAISQYIKPEYKDAVKQWIPLGRFGAPDDLAGGILFLASPLASWVTGTSLNVDGGALAAAGWYRTAEGKWTNAPVIPTDGLIF; this is encoded by the coding sequence ATGACTGTGATAGATTTTACCGGAAAGATTGCACTGGTTACAGGTGGTGGCGTCGGCATTGGTCGTGCAACCTGCGAAGCATTTGCCGAAGCAGGGGCGACTGTCGTCACGATTGAAAAAGACGCGGCGCGGGCTGCGGATGTTCGCGCGGCGCTGGGTGACAGCCATCTTGTTATCGAAGGCGACGTGACGGTGCAGGCTGATGTCGATGCGCTGGCAGCCACGATTGCCGAGCGGTTTGGCGGTCTCGACGTGCTGGTGAACAACGTTGGCGATTTTCTGATGATCGTCAAACGTTTCGAAGAGCATACCGACGAAGACATCGAACGCCTCTATGCGACGAATATGCGGCAGGTGTTTTCCGTCACCCGCGCGATGATTCCGCTGATCCGCAAGCGTGGGCCGGGCGGCAGCATTATTAGCGTTTCCTCCATCGAAGGGTTCCGGGGGATACCGTTCAACTGCGTCTATTCGGTGTTCAAGACCGGCCTGATCGGTTTCACGAAAAGTCTGGCGCTGGATCTTGCCCCCGAAGGCATCCGGGTCAACCTTATCGCGCCGGAAACAACCGATACCCCGCAAGTGGCCATCAGCCAGTATATCAAGCCGGAATACAAGGATGCGGTCAAACAGTGGATTCCACTGGGTCGGTTCGGTGCGCCGGACGATCTGGCGGGCGGGATTCTGTTCCTGGCCAGCCCGCTGGCTTCCTGGGTGACCGGCACATCGCTGAATGTCGATGGCGGCGCGCTGGCTGCGGCAGGCTGGTACCGCACGGCCGAAGGGAAATGGACGAACGCCCCCGTTATCCCGACCGACGGCCTGATTTTCTGA
- a CDS encoding mandelate racemase/muconate lactonizing enzyme family protein, producing MKRRSLLGAMAVAPAATMAWGGAIAAPRRTAETTIADAEVFQVRVNRRGNWVIVRLKTANGLTGVGDASHGGNDQKTIAYIRQLTDLLRGRTIFDVEWFRGAAAKLVRETNGVARSAASALEQCLWDLIGKALGVPVYQLFGGKLRDRIPLYANINRSADPRTPDGFAAMARRAVDAGFTAVKLAPFDEMPKVPVEGADIAAGMNQGIACAQAVRDAIGPKRDLLIDAHSRFTLRQGLELLPRMEPLNLYWLEEVTPEEDLADLAAINRAARMPTAGGEMIFGIEAFYKYVQSGAVDTVMPDVKLCGGMLELKKISVIAEAAGLTVSPHGPASPIGNVAAAHVMAGVPNFTLLEFAFGEVPWRAELIDPLENVAGGNLALSDKPGLGIELRERTLQKYAV from the coding sequence ATGAAGCGTCGTTCGCTGCTCGGGGCCATGGCTGTCGCGCCTGCGGCGACCATGGCATGGGGTGGGGCGATTGCCGCCCCGCGCCGGACGGCTGAAACGACCATTGCCGATGCCGAAGTGTTTCAGGTTCGCGTCAATCGTCGGGGCAATTGGGTGATTGTGCGCCTGAAAACCGCCAATGGCCTGACCGGTGTCGGCGATGCCTCGCATGGCGGCAACGATCAGAAGACCATCGCCTATATCCGGCAATTGACCGACCTGTTGCGCGGTCGCACGATTTTCGATGTGGAATGGTTTCGCGGGGCCGCCGCCAAACTGGTGCGCGAAACGAACGGGGTGGCGCGGTCTGCTGCCAGCGCACTGGAACAATGCCTGTGGGACCTGATCGGCAAGGCCCTGGGCGTGCCCGTCTACCAGTTGTTCGGCGGAAAATTGCGCGATCGCATCCCGCTCTATGCCAATATCAACCGTTCGGCGGACCCGCGTACCCCGGATGGCTTTGCAGCCATGGCCCGGCGAGCGGTGGATGCAGGGTTCACGGCGGTGAAGCTGGCCCCGTTCGATGAAATGCCCAAAGTCCCCGTGGAAGGCGCGGATATTGCCGCTGGTATGAACCAGGGCATTGCCTGCGCGCAGGCGGTGCGTGACGCCATTGGGCCCAAACGCGATCTGCTGATCGACGCGCATAGCCGTTTCACTTTGCGGCAAGGGCTCGAGCTTTTGCCGCGGATGGAACCGCTCAACCTCTACTGGCTGGAGGAAGTCACCCCTGAAGAAGATTTGGCCGATCTCGCGGCGATCAACCGCGCGGCGCGCATGCCTACCGCCGGTGGTGAAATGATCTTCGGGATCGAGGCATTCTATAAATATGTGCAATCGGGTGCCGTCGATACGGTGATGCCCGATGTGAAACTGTGCGGCGGCATGCTGGAGCTGAAAAAGATTTCGGTCATCGCGGAAGCCGCCGGTCTCACCGTGTCGCCGCATGGCCCGGCCAGTCCGATCGGCAATGTCGCGGCTGCGCATGTCATGGCTGGCGTGCCGAACTTTACCCTGCTGGAGTTCGCATTTGGTGAAGTGCCGTGGCGAGCGGAACTGATCGACCCGCTGGAAAATGTCGCAGGTGGCAATTTGGCCCTGTCAGACAAACCCGGACTGGGGATCGAATTGCGCGAACGGACCTTGCAGAAATATGCCGTCTAA
- a CDS encoding phosphotransferase family protein: MAELTHEGTEGFDDLLTAVRRRYGTSATIDRIVVPTLGGSNRTVIFDLVQGNGRRRMVSRQETYSAADSPFLPTHDQFRAMRAAFDHGVPVPEPLFELDHADGMGFGFVTDFVSGETMPKTILTSERFDTVRPLLVAQIGGVFAKMHSIPAETFAFLAETPDSRDPIMAQRDRYDGYGQPRPAIEAGLRWLERNRPPAGGPRPLHGDFRLGNLMVAPDKGAVSLLDWECAHLGSPAEDLGWLCMRSWRFGQVGKAAAGLGSREDLLAAYTRAGGTAITPDELRYWEVFGLVRWAILNIMQGHGHINGERRGLVFAACGRNTALIEYDLLMTLAGHYD, encoded by the coding sequence GTGGCCGAACTGACGCATGAGGGCACGGAAGGGTTTGACGATCTTCTGACCGCCGTCAGGCGCCGTTACGGGACCAGCGCCACAATCGACCGGATCGTCGTTCCCACGCTGGGCGGATCGAACCGCACGGTGATTTTCGATCTCGTGCAGGGCAATGGCCGCCGCCGGATGGTTTCCCGACAGGAAACCTACAGCGCAGCCGACAGCCCCTTCCTTCCGACACACGATCAGTTCCGCGCCATGCGGGCCGCTTTCGACCATGGCGTGCCGGTACCGGAACCCCTGTTCGAACTCGATCACGCCGATGGTATGGGCTTCGGTTTCGTTACCGATTTCGTCAGCGGCGAAACCATGCCCAAGACGATCCTGACCAGCGAGAGGTTCGACACCGTGCGTCCGCTGCTGGTGGCACAGATCGGCGGCGTTTTTGCCAAAATGCACAGCATTCCTGCCGAAACTTTCGCATTTTTGGCCGAAACCCCGGACAGCCGCGACCCGATCATGGCGCAACGTGATCGTTACGATGGCTATGGCCAGCCCCGCCCCGCTATTGAAGCAGGACTGCGCTGGCTGGAACGCAACCGGCCACCTGCGGGGGGCCCACGCCCCTTGCATGGCGATTTTCGCCTCGGCAATCTGATGGTGGCACCGGATAAAGGCGCCGTATCGCTGCTCGATTGGGAATGCGCGCATCTGGGATCACCCGCCGAAGATCTGGGATGGCTGTGCATGCGGTCGTGGCGGTTCGGGCAGGTTGGAAAAGCAGCGGCGGGCCTTGGTTCGCGCGAAGATTTGCTGGCAGCCTATACCCGTGCGGGGGGCACGGCCATTACCCCCGATGAGCTACGCTATTGGGAGGTGTTCGGACTGGTGCGCTGGGCCATTCTCAACATCATGCAGGGCCATGGCCATATCAACGGTGAACGGCGCGGACTGGTCTTCGCTGCCTGCGGGCGCAACACCGCCTTGATCGAATACGATCTTCTTATGACATTGGCAGGACATTATGACTGA
- a CDS encoding DUF7064 domain-containing protein gives MTDGFRLLPDDEYPHTPDQAINFNESVYSNAFDRDSGVGGWMRIGNRVNEGYAEKSVVLYLPDGRIACSFGRPPIDTNTRFEAEGQTFEVIEPFRHLRHSYRGEVLLLDDPQLLRDPARMMAQATRTEAEVVWDHRSANPLHGGEPLSAEQRTMYGRDFSRGHFNQHITTTGHIRVGDQQWPVTGHGWRDHSWGPRYWTNLFAYRLFLATFEDGKGLMLLKIFAPDGTARSEGALLIDGEYDEVMDLSVVTDWDERKDPRNVRIGVRTATRSVTIEADVRTVAPLRNRRRDGDVTLMSRIAEGLTRFRWDGQEAWGMTEYIERIEDGKPVLWPN, from the coding sequence GTGACTGATGGATTCCGCCTACTGCCCGACGATGAATATCCACATACGCCGGATCAGGCGATCAATTTCAACGAAAGCGTCTATTCCAACGCCTTCGACAGGGACAGTGGCGTCGGTGGCTGGATGCGCATCGGCAATCGTGTGAACGAAGGCTATGCGGAAAAATCCGTGGTGCTCTATCTGCCCGATGGCCGCATCGCCTGTTCCTTCGGACGCCCACCGATTGATACCAATACCCGGTTCGAGGCAGAGGGTCAGACGTTCGAAGTTATCGAACCCTTTCGGCATCTGCGGCACAGTTACCGGGGCGAGGTGCTGCTGCTCGATGATCCGCAACTGCTGCGCGATCCCGCCCGTATGATGGCCCAGGCCACCCGGACAGAAGCCGAAGTGGTCTGGGATCATCGTTCCGCCAATCCGCTGCACGGCGGCGAACCGCTGAGCGCGGAACAGCGCACCATGTACGGGCGCGATTTTTCGCGCGGGCATTTCAACCAGCACATCACGACCACCGGCCATATCCGCGTGGGCGATCAGCAATGGCCCGTTACCGGGCATGGCTGGCGCGATCACAGCTGGGGCCCGCGTTACTGGACCAATCTTTTCGCCTACCGCCTGTTTCTCGCCACGTTCGAGGATGGCAAGGGGCTGATGCTGCTCAAGATCTTCGCGCCCGATGGCACGGCCCGTTCAGAAGGGGCCCTGCTGATCGATGGCGAATATGACGAAGTCATGGACCTCAGCGTCGTGACCGACTGGGATGAACGCAAGGACCCCCGTAACGTGCGCATCGGTGTGCGCACGGCAACGCGCTCCGTCACTATCGAGGCCGATGTGCGCACTGTTGCGCCACTGCGCAACCGGCGCAGGGACGGCGATGTCACGCTGATGTCCCGCATTGCCGAAGGGCTTACCCGCTTTCGCTGGGATGGTCAGGAAGCCTGGGGGATGACCGAATACATCGAACGGATCGAAGACGGGAAACCAGTCCTGTGGCCGAACTGA